TTTGGCTATCATCAAAGTGCAGCTAAAATCAAATATGCATTAAAAAAAATTGGCTTTGCTAAGATAATAGAGGTTGCTGCCGGCGCAGAAATAACAGCTGCTGCAGAAAGTGAAGAGTTAGAAGAAAAAATTGAAGCCGGTGAAACTCTACTTTCTTCTTGCTGTCCAGCTTTTAAATCAATGGTCGAAAATGAGTTTGAACAAATTTCTGATTTGATTTCTGCTACTGATTCCCCGATGGCTGTTACAGCTAAAAGAATTAAAAAAGAAGATAATGAACTGAAAACAATTTTTATTGGACCCTGTATAGCAAAAAAAGAAGAAGCTTTAGAAGATGAAAATGTTGACTATGTTCTAACATTTGAAGAGTTAGTTGCTTTATTTACTGCTTATAATATTAATTTAGCCGAATTAAAGAAAGAAGAAAAAATGAATGATGCTGGAAATTTAGGACGACAATTTGCTTTTGCTGGTGGTCTGAAAAAGTCTATTAGAAAACTTTTAGATTCTGATTATGAAAGTAAACAGGTAGATGGCCTGGCAGAATTGAAAAAGGAACTTTATTTAATTAAAGCGGGGAAAAACAATTATAGTTTTTTGGAAGGGATGGCCTGTGTTGGTGGTTGTATTGGTGGTCCTGCTACTATGATTAATCGGAATAAAGCAAAAAAAATAGTACAAGAATTTGCCGATGATGAATAGTTTTGATCATTATGTTGACACATTTTATAATTTATAATAAAATTAGATTGAGAATCATTTTCAATTTTTATATTTAACTTAGTGATAAATTTCGATATCACTAAGTATATTATACGAGGAGGAAAATAATTGCTCTATCAGGCAGAAAGTTTAAATAAACAATTTGGCAGTGAGCAAATTCTAAAAGATATTTCTTTTGAACTGGAAAAAGGAGAAATAATCACTTTTCTTGGCCCCAGCGGCTGCGGTAAATCAACACTGCTTAGAATTTTGGCTGGTTTAGAAAATTATGATAGTGGTAAAATTATTAATAATGCTTCTCATACTGCCTTTATTTTTCAGGAAGATAGACTGCTGCCTTGGTTGAATTTAAAAGATAATATAGAGCTGGTTTTAAAAGATCATCTTAATAAGCAAAAGCAAGTCGAAGAAAAAACAGCAGATGTTTTGGGAGCTGTTAATCTAGCTAAATATCATCATTATCTACCTAGGGAATTAAGTGGTGGGATGAAACAGAGAGCTGCAATAGCTAGAGCATTGGCGATTGAACCGGAACTACTTTTAATGGATGAACCTTTTGCTAATTTAGATTTTCCGCTTCGTTTAGATTTAATTAAACTTTTAAGTAGGATTTTTGCTAAAAAAAAATTGGGTGGAGTTTTTGTAACTCATGATAGCAGAGAAGCAGTTTTATTAGGGGATAAAATTATGATTATGCAGGATAATCCGGGTCGAATTGAAAGTTCTATTGAAATTACTATACCTAAAGAAGATAGATATTTAGAATCAGATGAAATTAGTCAGTATAATAAACTTTTAAATCATTATCTCTGCCGAAATATGGGAAAAGAACATATGCATCAGAGTTGTAGATTACTTGATAATATAAATTTCAGCTGTGAATCTATAATTTTTAATAAAGAACAATAATTTTGTAGATAATTATCAATTTGGGGGCTGTACAAAATGGGTTATCAGATTATAAAGAAAAGATGTTATTTTATTTTAACCATTATTTTATTTTTATTATTTGGGGCTGTTAGCGGAACATTAGCAGCAGATAATGTTCGTTTTAGTGTTTCGGCTAGTCCATCATCCTTACCTGTATTTTATATGCAGGATAATGCTGATTCTATTAATTTAGATGTATCTATCCATCGCAGCCGTAATATAGCAATTTCCAGGCTTATACAGGGTGAGGTTGAGGCAGCTCTTTTATCTACCAATGAGGCTGCTAAACTTTATAATCGTGAGATAGATGTTCAGATTTTAGGAATTCACAATTGGGGTCTTTTTTATCTTTTAAGCACTAAAAAAGAAATTAAAAGCTGGAATGATTTAAGGGGAAAGAAAATTTATGTACCTGACAAAGGTGGGCCATTGGACATAGTTTTTCAAGAGCTGGCTGCTAAAAAAAGTATAAACTTTAAAACTGAGCTTAAGATAAAAAGAGGAAAAATGCGTGAAGTTGCTCAACTGATGATTAATAACATGGCTGAGACAGCAGTTGTTAGAGAGCCTTTTGTTTCTCAGATACTCTTAAATAACAAAAATAGTAGAATAGTTTTTGATCTGCAGCAGGAATGGGAAAAAGAGTATAATTTTAGAATTGCTCAAGCTGCTTTAGTAGTCCGCAAAGATTTTGCAGAAAACAATAAAGAATTGATAAAAGAACTTGAAGCACAATATAAAAATTCAGTGGAAAAGCTTGAAAATAATAAAAATTTGGCAGCTGAGCTGGGGCAAAAATATTTTGAAATACAGCCAGAGGTCACATTAAAAGCTTACCCGTCTTTAAATTTGGAATATCAAAATATTGCTGAAGTTAAAAATGAAGTTATCTCATATTTAGAAATTTTAAAATCTTATAGTAAAGAGACAATAGGTGGGAGATTACCTGATGAAGAATTCTACTTCAGCTATTAAAAAAACCAAAGAAAAAAATCAGAACAATAAAAAGAATTCATTTTATTATACTTTAATTAGTATTTTATTAATTGCTATAGTTTGGAAAATAATTTCATTAAATTATAAACCAATCATTTTACCGGCACCAGAAAAAGCATTTTATACTGTTTATGAGATGATGCAGACTAAGTCATTTTGGATCAGTTTGGGATATTCATTTTTTAGAGTTTTTAGTGGTTATTTACTGGCAATGGTTATTGGAACAATAGTTGGTGTTGTTATAGGCCTAAATAAAAAAGCTGATAAGCTTTTGAGGCCTGCAGTTTCTATGCTGCAGACAGTACCTAATATTTCTTGGATTCTACTTGCAATTATTTGGTTTGGACTTAATTCCAAAATAGTTATCTTTACTATTTTTATTTCTTTAGTACCGATTTTTGTAATTAACAGTGCTGAAGGTATAGAAAATACATCAGAAGAATATCTTGAAATGGCAGCTGTTTATCGATTAAAACCTTTAACAATCTTTTTTAAAATTTATATTTATTCTATCAAACCATATCTTCGTTCGGCTGCGGTTATTACCAGTGAGAGAGCCTGGAAAATTGGTGCAATGGCTGAATTGCTAAGTCTTGACACAGGGATTGGAGCTGGACTTTACTGGGCACGTAATAATCTACAGACAGAAAGAATTTTTGCCTGGACCATTGTTTTGATTTTAATGGGTTTTTTAAGTTCTAAACTACTTAAATTTTTGCTTAAAAATTGATAAAAACTTATAAATGTATTATAATTGAAATGCCGGGATACCGGCATTTTTCTGTTAAATATGCAGGAAATTATTAACCTAAGCTAGAATATAGAGAGTTAGTGGAGTGGTTTAAATGAAAGTTTATCCTAATGGTGGAGTTTACATCTTAAAAATAAAATTAGAAAAAGCAAAAAGCATTGAAATTGGTGCGCTGGGGCAAAATGACTTTGCAGCAGGATATTATTTTTATGCCGGTACTGCTCAACGTAATCTTGAAGCAAGAATAAAGCGGCATTACAGCAGTGAAAAAAAATTACATTGGCATATAGATTATTTGTTAACTCAGGCAGAACTAGAAAGTGATTTTGTATTTGAGCTGCCAAGTGAGGGAGAGTGTTTTTTAGCACAAACTTTAAAAGATAATGGAGGTAGTATGCCGATCGCTGGTTTTGGAGCCAGTGATTGCAGCTGCAGCAGTCATCTAATTTACTTTTCTTTGTCAAGGGGAAAGACTGTTGTCGAAGAATTATTAAATAATAAAGATTTAGCAGCAGAATTTGATAGTTTTTAAAGAATAATAATTTGATTATAATTAAATACGAAGTTAATAAAATAAGGAAGTGATAGAGTGGAAGATAGTGAAATATTGAAAAATCTTAATCAGGCTCAAAAAAAAGCAGTTGAGCATTATAAAGGTCCAGAACTAGTTCTTGCAGGAGCTGGCAGTGGAAAAACAAGGGTATTGACCAGAAGAATAGGATATCTGATTAATCATTATGAAGTGTCTCCATATAATATTTTAGCTGTAACTTTTACTAACAAAGCAGCAAATGAGATGAAAGAAAGAGTAAAAGATATGGTGGGAGGAGTAAATCGCAGCCTCTGGGTTAGCACTTTCCACTCTTTTTGTGTGCGTATTCTGCGCCGAGAAGCAGAAAAATTGGGTTATAATAAAAACTTTGTTATTTTTGATAGTATTGATCAAAGAAAACTGGTAAAAGAAGTTTTAAAATCGAAAAATCTTGATCCCAAAAAAACAAAACCAAGATCAGTTTTAAATAAAATATCAAGTGCTAAAAATGAATTAAAAACACCAGAACAGATGAGTTCACTTTCAGGCAGCTTTTTTGATAAAACTGCTGCTGATATTTATGAAGAATATCAGAAAAGACTAAAAGAAAATAATGCCATGGATTTTGATGATTTAATCCAGCAGACTGTAAGACTTTTTGAAGAATTTCCAATGGTTTTGGAACACTATCAGGAGCGTTTTAAGTATATTTTGGTAGATGAGTATCAGGATGTAAACCATGCTCAGTATCAGCTGGTAAATTTACTGGCTGAAAGATACCGTAATGTATGTGTTGTAGGTGATCCGGACCAGGGGATTTATGGATTTAGAGGGGCAGATATTCGCAATATCTTAAACTTTGAGGATGATTACCCTGATGTTAAAACTATTCGTTTGGAACAAAATTACCGCTCTAAAGGTAATATTTTAAAAGCGGCCCAGGCAGTAATTAAAAATAATTCTTCTCGTAAAGAAAAAGAACTTTGGACAGATCAAGGTGAGGGTCCTAAACTTGAGCTTTACGAAGCAAAAGATGAGAAAGAAGAGGCTGACTTTATTTGCCGTACAGCAAAAGAGCTGACAGAAAAAGAAGATCTTACATTTGATGATCTGGCTGTTTTGTATAGAACTAATTCCCAGTCACGTGCTTTTGAAGATATGCTGATGAAGTACGGTATACCATATCAGATAGTTGGTGGAGTTCGCTTTTATGAACGAATGGAAATCAAGGATATTATGGCCTATTTGAGACTAATTTATAATCCAGCTGATGATATAAGCTTTTTAAGAATAATTAATCGGCCTAAACGCGGTATTGGTGCTGGTACTTTAGGCAAAGTTCAAGATTTTGCAGAAGCAGAAGGATTAAATTTATATGAGGCAGCTTTAAAGTCTAAAGCCAATCCAGCTTTGAGTGGGACTTATGCTAAAAGAGTACTTCATTTTACAGAAATTATCGAAGAATTAAGAGCAGAACAGGATCAAATTGCTCTGGCAAGGTTAACAGAAAAGCTTTTAGATAAAAGTGGTTATCGACATAATCTAGAAGAAGAAAAAACTTCTGAAGCTGAAAGCAGATTAGAAAATATAGAAGAATTATTTTCTGTAATCAATGAATATATGAAAAGCAGTGAGAATAATACTCTGGCAGGTTTTTTAGAAGAGGTTACTCTAATGGCAGATATTGATTCGATGGATGAAGAACAGAGTGTTTTAACATTGATGACAATTCATTCTGCTAAGGGCCTAGAATTTCCGGTAGTTTTTTTAGTCGGGATGGAAGATGGTATCTTCCCTCATTCCAACTCAATGTTTGAACAAAAAGGCATGGAAGAAGAAAGACGTCTCTGCTATGTTGGAATGACAAGGGCTGAAGAAAGATTATATTTAAGCAGGGCTCAGGTCAGACTGCGTTTTGGAGAAAGAAAAATGAACCCTCCTTCTCAGTTTATAGATGAAATACCGGTAGAACTTTTGGCTGGAGCAGCAGATACGCGTTCTGATATGGCAAAAGAAGAATCTATGATTAATGATGATAATTCTGGAACTGACTATGCTATAGGTCAAAAAATTGTTCATCCCCGCTGGGGAATAGGAATTGTTCTTTCAATTAGAGGGGATAATAATCCAGAACTAAAAATTGCATTTGAAGAAGGTAAAACTAGAAATTTATTAGCAGAATTTGCTCCAATTCAGAAAGTATAGGTAGGTGTAAAGATGGCAAAATTAAACAGAGAAAAAGCTGAAAAGAAAATAAAAGCTTTAAGAGAAAAAATAAGAGAACATGAATATAAATATTTTGTTTTAGATGATCCTTCAATTTCAGATGCTGAATTTGATCAGATGATGCAGAAATTAATTAAATTAGAAGCAGATTTTCCAGAATTAATAACTGAAGATTCTCCTACCCAACGGGTTGGAGGAGAAGTTTTAGATGAATTTAAAAAAGTTGAACACTCAGCTACAATGCTTAGTTTAGATAATGCTTTTGATAAAAGAGATTTAAGAGATTTTGATAATAGAGTCCAAAAAAACCTTAATGGTGAAGATTATCAATATGTTGTTGAACACAAGATTGATGGTCTTTCTGCAGTAATGCGTTACAATAATGGGAGTTTTGAACTGGGAGCTACTCGTGGAAACGGAGAAGTGGGTGAAGATATCACCAAAAATATGAAGACAATTCGCTCTCTCCCCTTAAAAATTGAAGAAAAAGCAGAAATGGAACTCAGAGGAGAAATTTATTTAGCAAAAAGTGAATTTCAGCGTTTAAATGAAGAAAGATTAGAAAATGATGAATCTCCCTTTGCTAATCCCAGGAATGCAGCTGCAGGTTCAGTTAGACAATTAGATAGTAAAATTGCAGCTCAGCGCAGTTTATCTATTTTAATCTATGACCTTATTTCCCATTCAGAAAGAGAGTTTGAAACTCATCTTGAAGTTTTTTCTTATTTAAGAGAACAGGGTTTTAAGGTTAATTGGCATCAATCTGCTGCTGATATAGAAGCTGTTATAGAAATCTGTGAAAAGTGGCAGGAAGAAAGAGAAGGCCTTGATTTTGAAATTGATGGTTTGGTGATTAAAATAAATAATTTAGCTTTAAGAGAAAAATTAGGATCAACAGCAAGATCACCACGTTGGGCTATAGCCTATAAATTTCCAGCACAGCAGAAGACAACAAAAATAAAAGATATAGAAATTTCTCTTGGACGTACTGGAGCTCTGACTCCAACTGCTATTTTAGAGCCTGTAGAACTTGCGGGATCAACTGTCAGCAGAGCTACTCTCCACAATGAAGATGAAATAAAAAGAAAAGATATTCGTGTTGGAGATACTGTATTGGTGCAGAAGGCAGGAGATATTATACCTGAGGTTATAAAAGTGATTAAAGAAGATCGTGATGGCTCTGAAAAAGAGTTTAAGATGCCTGAAAATTGTCCTGTCTGCGGCAGTGAGGTAATTAGACCTGAGGGAGAAGCGGTTAGCCGTTGTACTAATATCAGCTGTCCTGCTCAGCGAAAGGAAAGTATTCTTCATTTTGTATCAAGAGATGCTATGAATATTGATGGAGTCGGGCCAGCTTTAATTGAGCAGCTGCTTAACAACAATTTGATTGAAGACTATGCTGATTTATATTTTCTCAAACAAAGTCACCTTAAAGATTTAGAGCGAATGGGAGAAAAGTCTTCACAAAATGTGATAGAAGCAATTGAAGCAAGTAAAGAGCGAGAATTTTTAAGAGTTCTTTATGCCTTAGGTATTAGACATGTTGGAATTGGAGCAGCTAGAATTTTGGCTAAAAACTTTGATTCAATTGAACAAATTAAAGAGGCTACAGCTGAAGAACTGGAAGATATTGATGAAATTGGACCTGTAATAGCAGAAAGTATTGTTGGTTTTTTTCAGGAAAGACATAATAGGGATCTTCTAAGTCGATTAAAACAGGCCGGAATAAGGCTGGAAAAAGAAAATACTGCTGAAAATGAAAAATTTTTAAATGGCCAAAAGTTTGTCTTTACAGGCTCACTTAATAATTACACTCGTTCTGAAGTTAAAGACCTGGTAGAAAAAGCAGGAGGAAGAGCTGTTTCTTCAGTTAGTTCAAAAACAGATTATCTGGTAATTGGAGATAACCCAGGTTCTAAATATGATAAAGCTAAACAATTAGGTGTAGAAATTTTAAGTGAAGCTGAATTCAAAGAAATGATTGAAAAAAAATAATTATCCTAAAGTGAGGAGGAAATTTAAATGATTGATAAAAAAGATGTAGAGTATGCAGCAGATCTAGCAAAGCTTAAACTTGATGAAGATGAAAAAGAAAAATATACAGAGCAAATTGGAGATATTTTAAATTATGTCGATAAGTTAAGTGAACTGGATACAGATGATGTAGTACCGACCGCATATACCGTACCGATGAAAAATGTATTGCGTAAAGATGAGGTCAAAGAATCACTACCTAGAGAAAAATCTCTGGCAAATGCGCCAGATGAAAAAGACGGACAGTTTAGAGCACCCAAAATCATGTCAGATTAAGCAGCTAAGGAGGTAAGATAATCAGATGAATATTTATGATCTAACAATTCACGAATTAAAAGCAAAAATTGCTGCGGGAGAATTGACTCCAGCAGAAATAAAAGAGGCATATAAGGATAGAATAAATCAAGTAGAAAATAAAGTAAAGTCCTATATTACTGTAACTGATAAGTTGGCAGATGAACAACTTAAAGAATATGAAAATAAAAAAGAAGAGATCTTGGCTGGGATTCCAATTGCAGTCAAAGATAATATGTCAACAGATGGAATTAAAACCAGTTGTGGCTCGAAAATGTTGGAAAATTATAACCCACCATATGATGCAACAGTTGTTGAAAAATTAAATGAAGCTGGGGCAGTTATTATGGGTAAAACTAATATGGACGAGTTTGCTATGGGATCTTCCACAGAAAACTCAGCCTTTTTTAATACTCATAATCCCTGGAATTTAAATCATGCGCCCGGTGGCTCGAGTGGAGGTTCAGCAGCAGCAGTTGCTGCAGGAGAGTGTGCAGCAGCATTAGGGTCTGATACAGGTGGGTCAATTAGACAGCCTGCATCTTACTGTGGTGTAGTTGGTTTAAAGCCTACCTACGGCATGGTTTCCCGCTATGGACTGGTTGCTTTTGCTTCTTCTTTAGATCAGATTGGTCCAATTACCAAAGATGTTGAAGATAGCGCAATTTTGATGAATGTAATTGCCGGTCATGATCCAAAGGATTCAACTTCTATAAAAGGAAAAAAAGAAGATTATACTGACTATCTGAAAGAAGATGTTAGCGGTATGAAAATTGGTATTCCGGAAGAGTATTTCAATTTAGATTTTGATCAGGAAGTTAAAGATAGTGTAATGGCAGCTGTCGATAAGCTTAAGGAGGCAGGAGCTGAAGTAGAGACAGTACATATGACAGATGCGTCCTATGCACTGGCAGCTTATTATGTAATTGCACCAGCAGAGGCAAGTTCTAATTTAGCCCGTTATGATGGGGTTCGTTATGGATTACGCAGTGAACAGGCAGCTGATGTCAGTGAGATGTTTACTAATACCCGTCATGAAGGCTTTGGAGATGAGGTTAAAAGAAGAATTATGATTGGAACTTATGCTTTAAGTTCTGGTTATTATGATGCTTATTATCTTAAAGCTCAAAAGGTAAGAACCTTAATTAAAAATGATTTTGATCGTATCTTCAACGATTATGATTTAATTATTACACCAACTGCTCCAACTACAGCAATGGAACTTAATTCTAAAAAGGATCCTTTGGAAATGTATTATTCTGATATTTTCACAGTGCCAATAAATATTGCTGGTGTACCTGCAATGTCTATTCCCTGTGGTTTTGATAGTAATCAGATGCCAATTGGTCTGCAGTTAATTGGACCTCATTTTGGTGAAGGAAAAATTATTCAAGCAGCCTATACTTTAGAAAAATTATTAAATATCAAAGATAAGAAAGCAGAATTATAAATTATTGAGAGAGGTGAAAAAATGTCCACTAAATATGAAACAGTCATTGGACTTGAAGTCCATGTACAGTTAGACACAGATTCGAAAATCTTTTGTGGCTGCAGTACAGAATTTGGTAAAGAGCCAAATGAAAATACATGTCCGGTCTGTCTTGGATTACCAGGAACACTTCCGGTTTTAAATAAAAAAGTAGTTGATTATGCAATTATGGCTGGGCTAGCTCTAAATTGTGAGATAGCAGAATACTCTAAGTTTGATCGTAAAAATTATTTCTATCCTGACTTACCTAAAGCCTATCAGATTTCTCAGTTTGATCTGCCTGTTGCAGAACATGGAAATATTGAAATTGAAACTGAGGCGGGGCTCTTTAATATAGGAGTAACTAGAGTTCACTTAGAGGAAGATGCAGGCAAATTGATCCATGAGGGAAGTATTGATAATTCAAAAGGTAGTTTAGTAGATTATAATAGAACTGGAGTACCTTTGATTGAGATTGTTAGTGAACCGGATATGAGAACTCCAGCTCAGGCAAAAGCTTATTTAACTGAGCTAAAAATGATTATGGAGTATCTTGATGTTTCTGACTGTAACATGGAAGAGGGTTCACTGCGCTGTGATGCCAATGTTTCACTACGTCCGGTAGGACAAAAAGAGTTTGGTACCAGAGCAGAGCTTAAAAATATGAACTCCTTTAGTGCTGTAGAAAAAGGTTTAGAATATGAAGTTAAAAGACAGCGCGAAATCCTCGAAGAAGGAGGAAAAGTTGTTCAGGAGACAAGAACCTGGGATGAATCTTTAAATAAAACAATTTCTATGCGGGGTAAAGAAGCAGCTCATGATTATCGCTATTTCCCTGAGCCAGATTTAGTTCCTTTAGAAATTGATGAAGCCTGGAAAGAAGAAATCAGACAGCAGATTCCAGAACTTCCTCGTGAAAAATATAAGCGTTTTATAGCTGAATTAGGACTGCCAGAATATGACGCTGGTGTTTTAACGGGTGATAAAGATCTTGCTGTTTTCTTTGAAGAAGTACTGAAAGATTACGATGACCCTAAAAACTTGAGTAACTGGATGATGGGAGAATTTTTAAGGTTATTAAATGAAAATAGTCAGTCTCCATTTGAAACTGGGGTAAGCCCGATTAATTTAGCGAAAATGCTAAAAATGATAGATGAAGATATTATTAGTGGTAAGATTGCTAAAGAAGTCTTTGAAAAAATGTACAAAAGCGGTAATGATCCGGAAACTATTGTTGAAGAGGAAGGCTTAAAACAGATTAGTGATCAGGATGAGCTGGAAAATATCGTTGATGGCATTATTGAGGATAATCCAGATGCAGTTGAAGATGTTAAGAATGGTAAAGATAGAGCAATCGGATTTTTAGTAGGTCAGGTAATGAAAGAAACAAGAGGTAAAGCAAACCCTGGTCTGGTAAATCAAATGCTTAGAAACAAATTAATGGATTAAAAAAATTAAATAGAATTAAATCAAAAAGAATTAACTTAATTATTAGCTGGCTTCCAGCTATTTAAAATCTGGAAGCCAGTAAAAATTAAAGCTGAATTAATAGTAATTATTTTGAAGGGTGATTTTTTTGAATATTAAAAATATAAAAGAAAAAATAAAAAATAGAATACCTGGACCAACACGAATTCAGCATTATTTTTCAGTTTTAGTTCCTTTGATAGAAATTAATGGAGAAACACATTTAATTTATGAACTAAGATCGCAAAATCTAAAATCACAACCGGGAGAAATTTCTTTTCCAGGCGGAAGGGTAGAAAGAGGTGAAGAATTTTCGCAGGCAGCAGTCAGAGAATGTAGTGAGGAACTTTTAATTCCAGAATCAAAAATTGAGTTAATTGGCGAAACTGATTATTTGATAACTCCCTTTAATTTTTTGATTTATGCCTTTGTTGGAGAAATTAAAGTTGATACAATTAAAGAAATAAAGGTTAATAACTATGAGGTTGAAGAAATTTTTACAGTTCCTCTCGAATTTTTTCTTGAGCATGAAGCTGAAAAATATGCGGCTGTTTTAAAAAGCGAATTTGATCAAGATTTTCCCTATCATCTTTTACCACAGGGGGAAAAATATAATCCACGTCAGGGAGATTATCAAATCTATTTTTATCGTTACCAGAATCGAGTTATTTGGGGGATTACAGCAGAAATAACTAAATCTTTTATTGATATTTTAAAACATTGACTTGTTTTTTCATTTGTATAAATAAGGTGTTTTGTCTTCAATATTATAAATAATCAGGGAGTAATTAATATAATTAGAGGCAAAGGGGTTGAATAATTATGAATCAATTAATTTTTGCAGCCAGCTGGTCACCATATCTTATTGGAACCCTAATAGGTATTTTAAGTTGGGTTTCTTTTATAGTTTCTAAGAAACCTTTAGGTACTTCTACTTCCTATGCTCGGGCTTCAGCTAGATTGGGATCTATTTGTTGTGGAGATGCTGTTTTGGATTGGAAATATTATCAAAAATATAAACCTGAACTTGAATGGCAGTCGATGTTGGTGATAGGTATTGTAATTGGTAGTTTTATTTCAGCTATTATTTCTGGAGAATTTAATCTAACTTTTATACCGGCAACTGAATTTGAGTCAATCTTAAACCAGAATGTACTGGGGAGGATATTTTCTGCTTTTACTGGTGGAATTTTGTTGGGGTTTGGGGCTCGCTTAGCAGGTGGATGTACCAGCGGTCATGGTATAAGTGGAGCCTTTCAACTTAGTATTGCCAGCTGGATAAGTTTGATTTCGTTTTTCGTTGGTGGCGCTGCAGCTGCATTTTTAATTCTTTAATTAGGGCAGGTGAATATAAATGGAAAGCAAAACTAGATTACTGAAAGGTCTGGGTACAGGAATTATTTTTGGTTTTTTACTCCAGCGTGGTGGAGTGACAG
Above is a window of Halanaerobium saccharolyticum subsp. saccharolyticum DSM 6643 DNA encoding:
- the gatA gene encoding Asp-tRNA(Asn)/Glu-tRNA(Gln) amidotransferase subunit GatA codes for the protein MNIYDLTIHELKAKIAAGELTPAEIKEAYKDRINQVENKVKSYITVTDKLADEQLKEYENKKEEILAGIPIAVKDNMSTDGIKTSCGSKMLENYNPPYDATVVEKLNEAGAVIMGKTNMDEFAMGSSTENSAFFNTHNPWNLNHAPGGSSGGSAAAVAAGECAAALGSDTGGSIRQPASYCGVVGLKPTYGMVSRYGLVAFASSLDQIGPITKDVEDSAILMNVIAGHDPKDSTSIKGKKEDYTDYLKEDVSGMKIGIPEEYFNLDFDQEVKDSVMAAVDKLKEAGAEVETVHMTDASYALAAYYVIAPAEASSNLARYDGVRYGLRSEQAADVSEMFTNTRHEGFGDEVKRRIMIGTYALSSGYYDAYYLKAQKVRTLIKNDFDRIFNDYDLIITPTAPTTAMELNSKKDPLEMYYSDIFTVPINIAGVPAMSIPCGFDSNQMPIGLQLIGPHFGEGKIIQAAYTLEKLLNIKDKKAEL
- the gatB gene encoding Asp-tRNA(Asn)/Glu-tRNA(Gln) amidotransferase subunit GatB, which encodes MSTKYETVIGLEVHVQLDTDSKIFCGCSTEFGKEPNENTCPVCLGLPGTLPVLNKKVVDYAIMAGLALNCEIAEYSKFDRKNYFYPDLPKAYQISQFDLPVAEHGNIEIETEAGLFNIGVTRVHLEEDAGKLIHEGSIDNSKGSLVDYNRTGVPLIEIVSEPDMRTPAQAKAYLTELKMIMEYLDVSDCNMEEGSLRCDANVSLRPVGQKEFGTRAELKNMNSFSAVEKGLEYEVKRQREILEEGGKVVQETRTWDESLNKTISMRGKEAAHDYRYFPEPDLVPLEIDEAWKEEIRQQIPELPREKYKRFIAELGLPEYDAGVLTGDKDLAVFFEEVLKDYDDPKNLSNWMMGEFLRLLNENSQSPFETGVSPINLAKMLKMIDEDIISGKIAKEVFEKMYKSGNDPETIVEEEGLKQISDQDELENIVDGIIEDNPDAVEDVKNGKDRAIGFLVGQVMKETRGKANPGLVNQMLRNKLMD
- a CDS encoding NUDIX hydrolase, translating into MIFLNIKNIKEKIKNRIPGPTRIQHYFSVLVPLIEINGETHLIYELRSQNLKSQPGEISFPGGRVERGEEFSQAAVRECSEELLIPESKIELIGETDYLITPFNFLIYAFVGEIKVDTIKEIKVNNYEVEEIFTVPLEFFLEHEAEKYAAVLKSEFDQDFPYHLLPQGEKYNPRQGDYQIYFYRYQNRVIWGITAEITKSFIDILKH
- a CDS encoding YeeE/YedE thiosulfate transporter family protein — its product is MNQLIFAASWSPYLIGTLIGILSWVSFIVSKKPLGTSTSYARASARLGSICCGDAVLDWKYYQKYKPELEWQSMLVIGIVIGSFISAIISGEFNLTFIPATEFESILNQNVLGRIFSAFTGGILLGFGARLAGGCTSGHGISGAFQLSIASWISLISFFVGGAAAAFLIL